A window of Conger conger chromosome 13, fConCon1.1, whole genome shotgun sequence contains these coding sequences:
- the mmp23bb gene encoding matrix metallopeptidase 23bb has translation MTNEKLKVKNEVESFLAVETEMNRELDLAGVQIPEEDTESGMTSLRPYVEISGSMNIWSAVPQSRSKRYAINPLGQKWEHFNITYKITKFPNTLNKDDTRKAINIAFTMWSDVSPLSFTEITQPNKSADIIIGFYTFNHTDCWWSPLHPCFDGLNGELAHAFLPPRGEIHFDNHEFWILGKSRFSWKQGVWLNDLVQVAAHEIGHALGLWHSRNPQALMHPNATYTGQRSISQDDIWGIQRLYGCEDKRRVCDPWARLGFCERRKSFMKKHCPRRCDLCHEPLEVDVMPTSPPSNIKTKLVPRGKVVGFRCGAKNPRGPPKVSWYKDGELLSTSIPGYIIIKDRDLRIVANEFNEGTYTCRVRRRGNVVSANSWAIRLKPEHASNS, from the exons ATGACGAACGAGAAGTTAAAAGTAAAGAATGAGGTGGAAAGCTTCTTAGCCGTGGAGACGGAAATGAACAGGGAGCTAGATTTGGCCGGAGTACAGATTCCGGAGGAGGACACC GAGTCGGGAATGACCTCTCTCAGACCGTACGTTGAGATTTCTGGATCCATGAACATTTGGTCTGCAGTGCCACAGTCCCGATCCAAGCGCTATGCCATCAACCCCCTGGGTCAGAAGTGGGAGCACTTTAACATCACCTACAA AATCACCAAGTTCCCCAACACTCTGAACAAAGACGACACCCGCAAAGCCATCAACATTGCCTTCACCATGTGGAGTGATGTCTCCCCCCTCTCGTTCACTGAAATCACCCAGCCTAACAAAAGCGCTGACATCATCATTG GCTTCTACACCTTCAACCACACAGACTGCTGGTGGTCCCCACTGCACCCCTGCTTTGACGGATTAAATGGGGAGCTAGCCCACGCTTTCCTACCCCCCCGTGGGGAGATCCACTTTGACAACCATGAGTTTTGGATACTGGGAAAATCACGTTTCAGCTGGAAACAGG GTGTGTGGCTGAATGACCTGGTCCAAGTTGCTGCACACGAGATTGGCCACGCCTTGGGTCTGTGGCACTCCCGAAATCCCCAGGCATTGATGCACCCTAACGCCACGTACACTGGACAGCGCAGCATCTCTCAGGATGACATCTGGGGTATCCAGCGCCTCTACG GCTGCGAGGACAAGAGGCGGGTGTGTGACCCGTGGGCTCGGCTGGGGTTCTGTGAGAGGAGGAAGAGCTTCATGAAGAAGCACTGCCCTCGTCGCTGTGACCTCTGCCATG AACCTCTGGAGGTAGATGTCATGCCAACATCCCCCCCGTCAAACATCAAGACAAAGCTGGTCCCCCGGGGGAAGGTCGTGGGTTTCCGCTGTGGGGCCAAAAATCCTCGAGGGCCCCCAAAAGTCAG CTGGTACAAGGATGGGGAGCTCCTCTCCACATCCATCCCAGGCTACATCATCATCAAGGACCGGGACCTGCGCATTGTGGCCAACGAGTTCAACGAAGGCACCTACACCTGCAGGGTCCGTCGGCGCGGCAACGTGGTCTCCGCCAACTCCTGGGCCATCCGCTTGAAACCAGAGCACGCCTCCAACAGCTAG
- the pcyt1ab gene encoding phosphate cytidylyltransferase 1A, choline b isoform X1 yields the protein MEAHSSERLLSRKRRKEGSNGEAEEGERPGKALRLTVGLTDPAPFADQLEPATTPYQRVSMEEAQKGTPSDRAVRVYADGIFDLFHSGHARALMQAKGLFPNTHLIVGVCSDDLTHKFKGFTVMNEDERYDAVSHCRYVDEVVRNAPWTLTPEFLAKHRIDFVAHDDIPYSSAGSDDVYKHIKEAGMFAPTQRTEGISTSDIITRIVRDYDVYVRRNLQRGYTAKELNVSFINEKKYHLQERVDKVKRKVRDVEERSKEFVQKVEEKSIDLIQKWEEKSREFIGNFLQMFGPEGALKHMLKEGKGRMLQAISPRQSPDSSPTRERSPSPTFRLPFFSKTSPPPSPPHHSASRGYTISEDEEDEDED from the exons ATGGAGGCTCACAGCTCCGAGCGATTGCTTtcaaggaagaggaggaaggaagGATCCaatggagaggcagaggagggagagaggccagGGAAGGCCCTACGCCTCACTgtg ggcttGACAGACCCCGCCCCTTTCGCTGACCAGCTGGAGCCTGCGACCACGCCCTACCAGCGTGTCAGCATGGAGGAGGCACAGAAAGGTACCCCAT CGGACCGAGCAGTGCGAGTGTATGCCGATGGGATCTTTGACCTGTTCCACTCGGGACACGCCCGCGCTCTGATGCAGGCTAAAGGGCTCTTCCCAAACACGCACCTCATCGTGGGCG TGTGCAGCGACGACCTGACGCACAAGTTCAAGGGCTTCACCGTCATGAACGAAGACGAGCGCTATGACGCGGTCAGCCACTGCCGGTACGTGGACGAAGTGGTGCGCAACGCGCCCTGGACGCTCACGCCAGAGTTCCTCGCTAAACACCGG ATTGACTTTGTCGCCCACGATGATATCCCATACTCCTCTGCAGGGAGTGACGATGTTTACAAGCACATCAAGGAAGCAG GCATGTTTGCCCCCACCCAGAGAACAGAAGGCATCTCCACCTCTGACATCATCACGCGCATCGTCCGTGACTACGACGTATACGTACGACGCAACCTACAGAGAGGCTACACTGCCAAAGAACTCAACGTCAGCTTCATAAAT GAGAAGAAGTACCACCTGCAGGAGCGCGTGGACAAGGTGAAACGTAAGGTCCGGGACGTGGAGGAGCGCTCTAAGGAGTTTGTGCAGAAAGTGGAGGAGAAGAGCATCGACCTCATCCAGAAGTGGGAGGAGAAGTCTCGCGAGTTCATCGGCAACTTCCTGCAGATGTTTGGCCCAGAGGGGGCACTG AAGCACATGCTGAAAGAGGGAAAGGGCCGGATGCTCCAGGCCATCAGCCCGAGACAGAGCCCCGACAGCAGCCCCACGCGGGagcgctccccctcccccaccttccGCCTGCCCTTCTTCAGCAagacctcccctcccccctcccccccgcaccACAGCGCCTCCCGCGGGTACACCATCAGCGAGGATGAGGAGGACGAAGACGAGGACTAA
- the pcyt1ab gene encoding phosphate cytidylyltransferase 1A, choline b isoform X2: MEAHSSERLLSRKRRKEGSNGEAEEGERPGKALRLTVGLTDPAPFADQLEPATTPYQRVSMEEAQKADRAVRVYADGIFDLFHSGHARALMQAKGLFPNTHLIVGVCSDDLTHKFKGFTVMNEDERYDAVSHCRYVDEVVRNAPWTLTPEFLAKHRIDFVAHDDIPYSSAGSDDVYKHIKEAGMFAPTQRTEGISTSDIITRIVRDYDVYVRRNLQRGYTAKELNVSFINEKKYHLQERVDKVKRKVRDVEERSKEFVQKVEEKSIDLIQKWEEKSREFIGNFLQMFGPEGALKHMLKEGKGRMLQAISPRQSPDSSPTRERSPSPTFRLPFFSKTSPPPSPPHHSASRGYTISEDEEDEDED, from the exons ATGGAGGCTCACAGCTCCGAGCGATTGCTTtcaaggaagaggaggaaggaagGATCCaatggagaggcagaggagggagagaggccagGGAAGGCCCTACGCCTCACTgtg ggcttGACAGACCCCGCCCCTTTCGCTGACCAGCTGGAGCCTGCGACCACGCCCTACCAGCGTGTCAGCATGGAGGAGGCACAGAAAG CGGACCGAGCAGTGCGAGTGTATGCCGATGGGATCTTTGACCTGTTCCACTCGGGACACGCCCGCGCTCTGATGCAGGCTAAAGGGCTCTTCCCAAACACGCACCTCATCGTGGGCG TGTGCAGCGACGACCTGACGCACAAGTTCAAGGGCTTCACCGTCATGAACGAAGACGAGCGCTATGACGCGGTCAGCCACTGCCGGTACGTGGACGAAGTGGTGCGCAACGCGCCCTGGACGCTCACGCCAGAGTTCCTCGCTAAACACCGG ATTGACTTTGTCGCCCACGATGATATCCCATACTCCTCTGCAGGGAGTGACGATGTTTACAAGCACATCAAGGAAGCAG GCATGTTTGCCCCCACCCAGAGAACAGAAGGCATCTCCACCTCTGACATCATCACGCGCATCGTCCGTGACTACGACGTATACGTACGACGCAACCTACAGAGAGGCTACACTGCCAAAGAACTCAACGTCAGCTTCATAAAT GAGAAGAAGTACCACCTGCAGGAGCGCGTGGACAAGGTGAAACGTAAGGTCCGGGACGTGGAGGAGCGCTCTAAGGAGTTTGTGCAGAAAGTGGAGGAGAAGAGCATCGACCTCATCCAGAAGTGGGAGGAGAAGTCTCGCGAGTTCATCGGCAACTTCCTGCAGATGTTTGGCCCAGAGGGGGCACTG AAGCACATGCTGAAAGAGGGAAAGGGCCGGATGCTCCAGGCCATCAGCCCGAGACAGAGCCCCGACAGCAGCCCCACGCGGGagcgctccccctcccccaccttccGCCTGCCCTTCTTCAGCAagacctcccctcccccctcccccccgcaccACAGCGCCTCCCGCGGGTACACCATCAGCGAGGATGAGGAGGACGAAGACGAGGACTAA
- the LOC133108472 gene encoding stress-associated endoplasmic reticulum protein 1-like, which yields MVAKQRIRMANEKHSKNITQRGNVAKSTRSTQDDKVAVGPWLLALFIFVVCGSAIFQIIQSIRMGM from the exons ATGGTGGCAAAGCAGAGAATTCGCATGGCCAAcgaaaaacacagcaaaaacatCACGCAGAGAGGCAACGTAGCCAAAAGCACG AGAAGCACCCAAGATGACAAGGTGGCGGTGGGACCGTGGCTATTGGCACTCTTCATTTTCGTAGTCTGTGGATCAG CAATCTTCCAGATCATCCAGAGCATCAGGATGGGGATGTAG
- the eif2a gene encoding eukaryotic translation initiation factor 2A, translating into MWSHTRTVQFVDVVHSCCFTSVAPHHFRHKMAPPSPVLAVRGSNGTLLLSGPPNCNEYSSFQRDNGKSRFATFSKDGSLFGWCSGDKVNVVRVADGTTVRSLDLPKTAMLEFSPLGTVLATWQPYTKTQDNPQGEANLQLWDLNSGTCLKTFYQKKVQGWCPNWSDDERIAVRNVNNELHFFENNDFNTIANKLHLQKVSEFVLSPGPQPSKVAVYVPGSKGAPSFVRLYQYPNFGGPTSALANKSFFKSDRVTMLWNNKATAVLVTASVDVDKSGASYYGEQALHYLAVSGESAVVQLPKNGPIYDVAWSPSSTEFCVVYGFMPAKATVFNQKCDPVFDFGTGPRNAAFYSPQGHILVLAGFGNLRGQMEVWDVKKYKQVSKPQAADSTHFFWCPDGEHIVTATCSPRLRVSNGYKIWHYTGTVLHKEDTPEGAELWEVLWQPFPEGTFPAKPIKYQAAPSELGSTEAKPAQAYRPPALRNKPVTASSKLHEEEPPQNLKPGSAGDKQMSKTALKNQKKREAKKASKQETKLDAPPVQSEPASTCPAPAASTASTCGDPEIDKKIKNLKKKLKAIEQLKEQLAAGKPLEKNQVEKMQKEAQLLQELEDLELGV; encoded by the exons ATGTGGTCACATACACGTACAGTTCAGTTTGTGGATGTGGTACATTCTTGCTGCTTTACTTCCGTCGCTCCACATCACTTCCGGCACAAGATGGCGCCCCCCAGTCCAGTTCTAGCAG TCCGAGGATCGAATGGGACACTGCTGTTATCCGGACCCCCAAACTGTAATGAATACTCATCTTTTCAGAG GGACAATGGGAAAAGTAGATTTGCGACCTTCAGTAAGGATGGTTCCTTGTTTGGCTGGTGCAGTGGCGACAA AGTCAATGTTGTGAGGGTTGCAGATGGCACAACAGTCCGGTCCCTGGACCTTCCTAAGACAGCCATGTTGGAATTCTCCCCATTGGGCACAGTGCTGGCTACGTGGCAGCCCTATACCA AAACACAGGACAACCCCCAGGGGGAGGCTAATCTACAGCTGTGGGACCTGAACAGTGGGACCTGTCTCAAGACCTTCTATCAGAAGAAAGTTCAAGGCTG GTGTCCCAACTGGTCAGATGATGAGCGCATTGCTGTCAGAAATGTCAACAATGAGCTTCACTTCTTTGAGAACAATGACTTTA ACACTATTGCCAACAAACTACACCTGCAGAAGGTTTCAGAGTTTGTCCTTTCTCCTGGACCTCAGCCATCCAAG GTTGCTGTCTATGTCCCAGGAAGCAAGGGTGCGCCATCCTTTGTTCGACTCTACCAGTACCCCAATTTTGGGGGCCCAACCTCCGCCCTTGCCAACAAAAGCTTCTTTAAGTCTGACCGAGTGACAATGCTGTGGAACAACAAAG CCACAGCGGTGCTGGTAACTGCCAGCGTGGATGTGGATAAATCAGGGGCCTCATACTACGGGGAACAGGCATTGCACTACCTGGCCGTCAGTGGAGAGAGTGCTGTGGTTCAGCTAC CAAAGAATGGGCCGATTTATGACGTGGCTTGGAGCCCCAGCTCCACGGAGTTCTGTGTGGTGTACGGCTTCATGCCGGCCAAGGCCACCGTCTTCAACCAGAAGTGCGACCCCGTTTTCGACTTTGGCACAGGCCCCCGGAATGCGGCCTTCTACAGCCCCCAGGGTCACATCCTGGTGCTGGCCGGGTTCGGGAATCTGCGCGGTCAGATGGAAGTGTGGGACGTGAAGAAGTACAAGCAGGTGTCCAAGCCGCAGGCTGCCGACTCCACCCACTTCTTCTGGTGCCCTGACGGCGAGCACATCGTCACGGCGACCTGCTCCCCGCGGCTCCGGGTCAGCAACGGGTACAAGATCTGGCACTACACGGGCACGGTGCTGCACAAGGAGGACACCCCAGAGGGTGCGGAGCTGTGGGAGGTCCTGTGGCAGCCCTTCCCTGAGGGGACTTTCCCTGCCAAGCCCATCAAGTACCAGGCAGCACCAAGCGAGCTTGGGAGCACCGAGGCCAAGCCCGCCCAGGCTTACCGCCCTCCCGCACTGCGGAATAAACCCGTCACCGCCAGCTCAAAGCTG CATGAAGAAGAACCTCCACAGAACCTGAAGCCCGGTTCAGCGGGAGACAAGCAGATGTCCAAGACTGCTTTGAAGAACCAAAAAAAGCGCGAGGCCAAAAAAGCTTCCAAACAG GAGACTAAATTGGACGCCCCTCCGGTGCAGTCTGAACCCGCCTCCACGTGCCCCGCCCCTGCTGCCAGCACCGCCTCCACCTGTGGAGACCCTGAAATTGACAAGAAGATCAAGAACCTCAAAAAG AAACTGAAAGCTATTGAGCAGCTGAAggaacagctggcagctggaaAACCTTTGGAGAAAAACCAG GTTGAGAAGATGCAGAAGGAGGCCCAACTGCTTCAGGAACTGGAAGATCTAGAGTTGGGagtttaa
- the LOC133108060 gene encoding thioredoxin reductase-like selenoprotein T — MGEMEKRWLSSLLFVCILFLHCASADNGGVKKLKMQFATGPLLKFQICISUGYKRVFEEYMQVLNQRYPDIRIEGENYLPQPIYRHIASFLSIFKLAVIGLIILGKDPFAFFGMQAPGLWVWGQENKIYACMMVFFFSNMIENQCMSTGAFEITFNDVPVWSKLESGHLPSMQQLVQILENEMKLNIHMDSLPHQHS; from the exons ATGGGCGAAATGGAGAAACGGTGGTTGTCATCACTTCTGTTCGTGTGCATTTTATTTCTACACTGTGCCTCTGCCGATAACGGCGGCGTGAAGAAATTAAAGATGCAGTTTGCAACGGGACCACTTCTCAAATTTCAGATCTG CATCTCCTGAGGGTACAAGCGGGTGTTTGAGGAGTATATGCAGGTCCTGAACCAGCGATACCCAGACATCCGCATAGAGGGGGAGAACTACCTTCCCCAGCCCATTTACCG ACACATAGCTTCCTTCCTGTCCATATTCAAGCTGGCTGTTATTGGGCTGATTATTCTTGGCAAGGACCCGTTTGCCTTCTTCGGTATGCAAGCTCCTGGCCTTTGGGTCTGGGGTCAGGAAAACAAG ATCTACGCTTGCATGATGGTGTTCTTCTTCAGCAATATGATTGAGAACCAGTGTATGTCTACGGGTGCCTTTGAAATCACATTTAACG ATGTGCCAGTGTGGTCCAAACTAGAGTCAGGCCACCTGCCTTCCATGCAGCAGCTGGTCCAGATtctggagaatgagatgaagctCAATATCCACATGGACTCTCTCCCACACCAGCACTCATAG